From Oreochromis aureus strain Israel breed Guangdong linkage group 4, ZZ_aureus, whole genome shotgun sequence, a single genomic window includes:
- the abi3a gene encoding ABI family, member 3a isoform X2 gives MKDQNLNKDVMKILEEAPNARKALRENYDNLLNVADYCYNNYIQAGEGSVKALEETKKFTTQSLASVAYQISTLASSVLSLLDAQTNQLRHMESSINLIGQTVDMHKEKVFRREIGVFTAVRRVPRSHKILPPTSMQPRPSYSRKPINYQQLDSLGHGMKVSGKQSDKTGTIRKHGASIRSNKAPEAVQCPVVPPAGGSSFGKPVAPPTIPTTWQAPPEADIITTLLDDAPPPPPALIEMPVPDGALALPPPPPLPGSSGDILAPPPPPPPPPPPFSGASTPPPAPPLSLETVVEENSFPCASLPPPLPLSEDYGFPPLPGDTADLLAPPPPPPPDQEIDDLEIPAPPPPLSLDDMAGFDDIPPLPPPVDYDTNAPPDYIEKVRALYSYEAVKLDELSFTEGDIIYLTQRHDDGWYQGILNGRQGYFPENYVESCG, from the exons ATGAAGGATCAGAACTTAAACAAGGATGTGATGAAGATCCTGGAAGAAGCTCCTAATGCCAGAAAAGCTCTGAGGGAAAACTATGACAATCTGCTCAATGTGGCCGACTACTGCTACAACAACTACATACAG GCTGGTGAGGGCAGTGTGAAGGCATTGGAAGAAACTAAAAAGTTCACCACCCAATCACTGGCCAGTGTTGCTTACCAGATAAGCACTCTGGCCAGTAGCGTCCTGAGTCTACTTGATGCCCAGACCAATCAGCTTCGCCACATGGAGTCGTCTATCAACCTGATTGGTCAG ACCGTGGACATGCACAAGGAGAAGGTTTTCAGGAGGGAGATTGGCGTGTTCACGGCGGTGAGACGAGTCCCGCGCAGCCACAAGATCCTCCCTCCCACCAGCATGCAGCCACGCCCATCATACAGCCGCAAGCCAATCAACTACCAGCAGCTGGACAGTCTGGGCCACGGCATgaag GTCTCTGGGAAACAGTCGGACAAAACCGGAACGATCCGCAAACACGGCGCCTCCATCAG GTCCAACAAAGCTCCAGAGGCAGTCCAGTGCCCCGTGGTGCCCCCTGCTGGCGG ctccAGCTTTGGGAAACCTGTAGCTCCACCCACCATCCCCACCACCTGGCAGGCACCGCCTGAGGCTGACATCATCACCACGCTGCTGGACGATGCCCCACCCCCTCCTCCTGCTCTCATTGAGATGCCAGTTCCAGACGGTGCCTTGGCCTTGCCTCCCCCACCTCCTCTTCCTGGTTCATCGGGAGATATATtagcccccccccctcctcctcctcccccccctCCACCTTTTTCAGGCGCTAGCactccaccaccagctccaccTCTCAGCCTTGAGACAG tGGTGGAAGAGAACAGTTTTCCCTGTGcctctctgcctcctcctcttcctctttctgaaGACTACGGCTTTCCTCCGTTGCCCGGTGACACCGCAGACCTCCTGGCCCCAccccctccacctccacctgaccAGGAGATAGACG ATCTGGAGATCCCAGCCCCACCTCCTCCGCTCTCATTGGATGATATGGCAGGGTTTGATGACATACCGCCCCTCCCACCTCCGGTGGATTATGACACCAATGCCCCTCCAGATTACATTGAGAAAG TGAGGGCGCTGTACAGCTATGAGGCTGTGAAGCTCGATGAGCTGTCCTTCACCGAGGGCGACATCATCTACCTGACTCAGCGCCATGACGACGGCTGGTATCAGGGCATCCTGAACGGCAGACAGGGCTACTTCCCTGAGAACTACGTTGAATCATGTGGCTAA
- the abi3a gene encoding ABI family, member 3a isoform X1: MKDQNLNKDVMKILEEAPNARKALRENYDNLLNVADYCYNNYIQAGEGSVKALEETKKFTTQSLASVAYQISTLASSVLSLLDAQTNQLRHMESSINLIGQTVDMHKEKVFRREIGVFTAVRRVPRSHKILPPTSMQPRPSYSRKPINYQQLDSLGHGMKVSGKQSDKTGTIRKHGASIRSNKAPEAVQCPVVPPAGGSSFGKPVAPPTIPTTWQAPPEADIITTLLDDAPPPPPALIEMPVPDGALALPPPPPLPGSSGDILAPPPPPPPPPPPFSGASTPPPAPPLSLETVVEENSFPCASLPPPLPLSEDYGFPPLPGDTADLLAPPPPPPPDQEIDVTLPSRRSRRRRSPPTTRSLSLRVRSGPASRCRYTRSLFLPTVQSLMIPPPPPYPPPCAPPRLSSSSARFCLPARLEHLDLEIPAPPPPLSLDDMAGFDDIPPLPPPVDYDTNAPPDYIEKVRALYSYEAVKLDELSFTEGDIIYLTQRHDDGWYQGILNGRQGYFPENYVESCG; encoded by the exons ATGAAGGATCAGAACTTAAACAAGGATGTGATGAAGATCCTGGAAGAAGCTCCTAATGCCAGAAAAGCTCTGAGGGAAAACTATGACAATCTGCTCAATGTGGCCGACTACTGCTACAACAACTACATACAG GCTGGTGAGGGCAGTGTGAAGGCATTGGAAGAAACTAAAAAGTTCACCACCCAATCACTGGCCAGTGTTGCTTACCAGATAAGCACTCTGGCCAGTAGCGTCCTGAGTCTACTTGATGCCCAGACCAATCAGCTTCGCCACATGGAGTCGTCTATCAACCTGATTGGTCAG ACCGTGGACATGCACAAGGAGAAGGTTTTCAGGAGGGAGATTGGCGTGTTCACGGCGGTGAGACGAGTCCCGCGCAGCCACAAGATCCTCCCTCCCACCAGCATGCAGCCACGCCCATCATACAGCCGCAAGCCAATCAACTACCAGCAGCTGGACAGTCTGGGCCACGGCATgaag GTCTCTGGGAAACAGTCGGACAAAACCGGAACGATCCGCAAACACGGCGCCTCCATCAG GTCCAACAAAGCTCCAGAGGCAGTCCAGTGCCCCGTGGTGCCCCCTGCTGGCGG ctccAGCTTTGGGAAACCTGTAGCTCCACCCACCATCCCCACCACCTGGCAGGCACCGCCTGAGGCTGACATCATCACCACGCTGCTGGACGATGCCCCACCCCCTCCTCCTGCTCTCATTGAGATGCCAGTTCCAGACGGTGCCTTGGCCTTGCCTCCCCCACCTCCTCTTCCTGGTTCATCGGGAGATATATtagcccccccccctcctcctcctcccccccctCCACCTTTTTCAGGCGCTAGCactccaccaccagctccaccTCTCAGCCTTGAGACAG tGGTGGAAGAGAACAGTTTTCCCTGTGcctctctgcctcctcctcttcctctttctgaaGACTACGGCTTTCCTCCGTTGCCCGGTGACACCGCAGACCTCCTGGCCCCAccccctccacctccacctgaccAGGAGATAGACG TGACCCTCCCATCCAGGAGGAGTCGCCGCCGTCGCTCACCCCCGaccactcgctctctctctctgagggtCCGCTCAGGCCCTGCCTCTCGCTGCCGCTATACTCGCTCTCTGTTCCTGCCTACTGTCCAATCAC tcaTGATTCCCCCGCCTCCCCCCTATCCTCCCCCCTGTGCTCCGCCTCGTCTTTCCTCCTCTTCAGCTCGGTTCTGCTTACCTGCTCGTCTCGAACACCTGG ATCTGGAGATCCCAGCCCCACCTCCTCCGCTCTCATTGGATGATATGGCAGGGTTTGATGACATACCGCCCCTCCCACCTCCGGTGGATTATGACACCAATGCCCCTCCAGATTACATTGAGAAAG TGAGGGCGCTGTACAGCTATGAGGCTGTGAAGCTCGATGAGCTGTCCTTCACCGAGGGCGACATCATCTACCTGACTCAGCGCCATGACGACGGCTGGTATCAGGGCATCCTGAACGGCAGACAGGGCTACTTCCCTGAGAACTACGTTGAATCATGTGGCTAA
- the ccdc103 gene encoding coiled-coil domain-containing protein 103, protein MSQRDVIDFSALERELQVAVESERRHQRENDAKLRAVSQRASYDQFRDLVLACHMKPLEKKDKDSAPRKQPWNPVARSNK, encoded by the exons ATGTCACAGCGTGACGTCATCGACTTCTCTGCGTTGGAGAGAGAGCTGCAGGTGGCGGTCGAGTCTGAGCGGCGACATCAGCGTGAGAACGACGCCAAGCTGAGAGCCGTCAGCCAGAGAGCGTCCTACGACCAGTTCAG AGACCTGGTCCTGGCCTGCCACATGAAGCCTCTGGAGAAGAAAGATAAAGATAGCGCACCGCGGAAACAGCCCTGGAACCCCGTTGCCCGGAGCAACAAGTGA